In the Muricauda sp. MAR_2010_75 genome, one interval contains:
- a CDS encoding LacI family DNA-binding transcriptional regulator produces the protein MKIKKEVTIYDLAKELNYSPSTISRALNNHKSISKKTIKLIKEAAEEMGYRPNNLAAGLRNNKSNTIGVLISRINRPFMASLISGIEETARKAGYNVLISQSNDKYENEVSNCNALYDSRITGLVVSLSMETVDMGHFQKFIDKGIPTVFVDRVPDNFNSYKVVIDNYTAGYSATKHLIEQGCKRIAHFAGAQHRNIYEERKKGYLDALKEYDLPVEEDLIIHFKTLSFEEGNKATKKLLKMKNPPDGIFSANDTAAVSAIMCAKKMGVDVPHDLAVIGFNDDPIASIVQPSLSTVSHPAAKMGAISARRILDHSGQNYDTDLSEITVLGTEIIVRDSSLKKVPSLKAK, from the coding sequence ATGAAGATTAAAAAGGAGGTTACCATCTACGATCTCGCCAAAGAATTGAACTACTCTCCCTCGACTATTTCAAGAGCTTTGAACAACCATAAGAGTATCAGTAAGAAGACCATAAAGTTGATTAAAGAAGCTGCTGAGGAAATGGGATATCGTCCCAATAATTTGGCTGCAGGACTCAGAAACAATAAAAGTAATACCATTGGGGTGCTTATTTCCCGGATAAACAGACCTTTTATGGCTTCCTTGATCAGTGGTATTGAAGAAACCGCCCGGAAAGCTGGGTACAATGTGTTGATAAGCCAGTCCAATGATAAGTATGAAAACGAGGTCAGTAATTGTAATGCACTATACGATAGCCGCATTACCGGTCTTGTGGTTTCCCTTTCCATGGAAACTGTTGATATGGGGCACTTCCAAAAATTTATAGATAAGGGAATACCCACCGTTTTTGTGGATAGGGTCCCAGACAATTTCAATTCCTATAAAGTTGTTATTGACAATTACACAGCAGGTTATTCGGCAACCAAGCATTTAATTGAACAGGGATGCAAACGGATTGCGCATTTTGCCGGAGCACAGCACAGAAATATTTACGAAGAGCGGAAAAAGGGATACTTGGATGCTCTAAAGGAATATGACCTGCCTGTTGAGGAAGACCTTATCATTCATTTTAAAACATTGAGTTTTGAGGAAGGAAACAAAGCCACCAAAAAACTTCTTAAAATGAAAAACCCACCTGATGGCATATTTTCGGCCAATGATACAGCTGCAGTGAGCGCCATTATGTGTGCAAAGAAAATGGGAGTGGATGTCCCTCATGATCTTGCCGTAATAGGATTCAACGACGACCCAATTGCTTCCATTGTGCAGCCCTCACTTTCAACCGTATCACATCCTGCCGCTAAAATGGGTGCCATATCTGCAAGACGCATCCTAGATCATTCGGGTCAAAATTATGATACCGATCTCTCTGAAATAACGGTTCTGGGCACGGAAATTATCGTAAGGGATTCCTCTTTGAAGAAAGTCCCTAGCCTAAAAGCCAAATAA
- a CDS encoding TRAP transporter large permease has protein sequence MEISILILSFLVLISLRVPVAWCLGISSLLTLVVSVDTFPALTTIAQRIVTGLDSFSILAIPFFILAGHIMNKGGIAERLIDFAKALVGSLPGGLAHVNIVAAMLFGAIAGSAGAAAAAIGGFMSDKMEESGYDKGFGVAVNVTSATTGLVIPPSNVFIIYSVASGGVSIGALFLAGYLPGILTGLLLMVVAYIWAKRKGYPTADRSSLKNVFSTFVKALPSLFLLVVVIGGIVAGIFTATEASSVAVLYCLALAAIYKEVSFKNIRPILVESSSTIAIVMLLIAMSMAMSWVLSYENIPQAMTDALLGLSDNKIMVLILINIILLVVGIFMDMTPAVLIFTPIFLPVTTALGIDPVHFGIIMVLNLCIGLCTPPVGSVLFIGIGVARTSIQKVVRPLLPLFLAMIIALILVSIFPELSLWLPRLFGF, from the coding sequence ATGGAAATTAGCATTCTCATTTTGAGCTTTCTGGTTCTAATTTCACTACGGGTTCCCGTGGCTTGGTGCCTGGGGATTTCATCCTTGCTTACCCTTGTTGTAAGTGTGGACACCTTTCCCGCATTGACCACTATTGCACAACGCATAGTCACTGGACTTGACAGCTTTTCCATTCTGGCCATTCCTTTCTTTATTTTAGCCGGACATATCATGAACAAAGGAGGTATTGCCGAACGGTTGATCGATTTTGCCAAAGCTCTCGTAGGTTCTCTTCCGGGAGGGCTGGCCCACGTGAACATTGTTGCCGCCATGCTGTTTGGGGCCATTGCTGGATCAGCTGGGGCAGCCGCTGCAGCAATAGGTGGTTTTATGTCAGATAAAATGGAAGAGTCTGGTTATGACAAAGGTTTTGGTGTCGCGGTAAATGTTACCTCTGCAACTACAGGGTTGGTCATTCCGCCTAGTAATGTATTCATTATCTACTCTGTGGCCAGTGGAGGGGTAAGCATTGGCGCTTTGTTTTTGGCGGGTTATTTACCCGGAATTCTTACTGGACTTTTACTCATGGTTGTTGCCTATATATGGGCCAAGCGAAAAGGGTACCCAACCGCGGATAGGAGCTCCCTTAAGAACGTATTCAGCACATTTGTGAAAGCCTTGCCAAGCCTTTTTTTATTAGTAGTGGTCATAGGTGGAATTGTCGCTGGAATCTTCACGGCCACTGAAGCATCATCAGTCGCCGTTCTATATTGCTTGGCGTTGGCTGCCATCTATAAAGAAGTTTCCTTTAAAAATATCAGGCCAATCTTAGTGGAATCGTCTTCCACTATAGCCATTGTTATGTTGTTGATTGCCATGTCCATGGCGATGTCCTGGGTGCTCTCTTATGAAAATATCCCGCAAGCCATGACCGATGCGTTACTGGGCCTGAGCGATAACAAAATTATGGTCTTGATTCTCATTAATATTATATTGTTGGTGGTTGGAATATTTATGGATATGACCCCTGCTGTCCTCATTTTCACCCCAATCTTTCTTCCAGTTACCACCGCATTAGGTATTGATCCGGTTCATTTTGGAATCATCATGGTTTTAAACCTTTGCATTGGATTGTGCACACCTCCAGTGGGATCGGTTCTTTTTATTGGGATTGGAGTGGCACGAACCTCCATTCAAAAGGTTGTACGCCCACTTTTACCTTTGTTCTTGGCCATGATCATTGCACTGATTCTGGTAAGTATTTTCCCAGAATTGAGTCTCTGGCTACCCAGATTATTTGGCTTTTAG
- a CDS encoding TRAP transporter small permease: MTKNRIDLFLEWTLAILLGTMVIDVFWGVITRYILDSQSSWTDELARFLLIWLSILGAAYASGKKLHIAIDLLPKYLNDRNKKILDIITTSIVLLFAIAVFLVGGLRYVYISFALGQTSPALKLPIGVVYIVMPIAGLFVSYYKILDLQTTFKNLKNGN; the protein is encoded by the coding sequence ATGACAAAAAACCGGATAGATCTTTTTTTGGAATGGACTCTTGCCATTTTGTTGGGTACCATGGTGATAGATGTTTTCTGGGGCGTAATTACGCGGTACATTTTGGATAGCCAAAGTTCATGGACCGATGAGCTGGCTCGATTTCTACTGATTTGGTTAAGTATTTTGGGCGCTGCCTATGCCTCTGGTAAGAAACTGCATATAGCCATTGATCTTTTGCCCAAATACCTCAACGATCGCAATAAGAAAATACTTGACATCATTACTACCTCCATTGTGCTGTTATTTGCCATTGCTGTCTTTTTGGTTGGCGGTCTGCGCTATGTCTATATTTCCTTCGCTTTAGGGCAAACATCCCCAGCATTAAAACTTCCCATAGGGGTTGTTTATATAGTGATGCCCATTGCTGGACTTTTTGTCTCATACTACAAAATATTGGACCTACAAACCACCTTTAAAAACTTGAAAAATGGAAATTAG
- a CDS encoding TRAP transporter substrate-binding protein: MNIRIIFICSLLLLSCEPDKKAANSIKLAHGLGVTHPVHEAMVYMADLVAKKSDGKLTLEIYPSSQLGSEKQCLELLQIGSLGMTKVSAAVMENFSPDLRVLGYPYLFRDDEHRFKVYDGAIGKQLLSGSEKYWLKGLTYFDAGNRSFYTKNTPIDKPEDLQGLKVRVMQSPTAIEMVKTFGGSPTPISWGELYTALQQGVVDGAENNLPSFYSSKHYEVCKFLSLDEHTSVPDILAISTIVWDKLKDSEKKWITEAAEEATVYQHKLWKEAEQEALEEVEKAGVEVSYPDKSLFEEKSESMLKALKEKDEHLYQLAQQIKKVK, from the coding sequence ATGAACATCAGAATAATTTTCATATGCTCATTGTTGCTGCTTTCCTGTGAACCAGATAAAAAAGCGGCCAACTCCATAAAATTGGCCCATGGCCTTGGGGTTACCCACCCTGTTCACGAAGCCATGGTCTATATGGCCGACTTAGTGGCCAAAAAATCGGACGGAAAATTAACGCTCGAGATATACCCAAGCAGCCAGTTGGGTTCCGAAAAGCAATGCTTGGAACTCCTCCAAATAGGCAGTTTGGGCATGACCAAGGTTTCCGCCGCCGTTATGGAAAATTTCTCCCCAGATTTACGAGTGCTCGGGTATCCATATCTTTTCCGGGACGATGAACATCGATTTAAAGTATATGATGGGGCCATTGGAAAACAACTCCTTTCAGGTTCTGAAAAATATTGGTTGAAGGGATTGACCTACTTTGATGCCGGAAATCGTTCGTTCTACACCAAAAACACTCCTATTGATAAGCCTGAAGATTTGCAGGGATTAAAAGTCAGGGTAATGCAAAGTCCCACGGCCATAGAAATGGTCAAAACATTTGGGGGCTCCCCTACTCCCATCTCTTGGGGAGAATTGTACACTGCCCTTCAACAGGGAGTGGTGGACGGTGCCGAGAACAACTTGCCGAGTTTTTATTCCTCAAAACATTATGAGGTATGCAAATTTCTGTCTTTGGACGAACATACCTCCGTACCCGATATTTTGGCCATAAGCACCATTGTTTGGGACAAATTGAAAGATTCCGAAAAAAAATGGATCACGGAAGCCGCCGAAGAGGCTACAGTATATCAACATAAACTCTGGAAGGAGGCAGAGCAGGAGGCCTTGGAGGAAGTGGAAAAGGCTGGTGTTGAAGTTTCATATCCGGACAAATCCCTTTTTGAGGAGAAATCGGAGTCCATGCTCAAAGCCTTGAAAGAAAAGGATGAGCACCTGTATCAGCTCGCGCAGCAAATAAAAAAAGTAAAATGA
- the uxaC gene encoding glucuronate isomerase, protein MKKFIHDDFLLETDYARTLYHDYAKNQPIIDYHCHLPPNELAEDKKFDNITKLWIEGDHYKWRAMRALGIPEQFITGKATDEEKFKKWAETVPYTLRNPLYHWTHLELSRYFGIEELLIPENAGKIYEKCNSELKKTTFSSRNLVNRMNVEVVCTTDDPLDDLSHHIKLSGSDYPVKVLPTFRPDGLIDIEKVDFTDYLSALSKMTDISITDFESLGKAIQKRVDYFHENGCRLSDHGLPHAYGFAYTEKEVNEILSKRLDEKSISQTEIRQYKSAILHLLGQLYAEKNWVMQLHLGPIRDTNKAILTKIGINAGVDSIGDYPQAEQLASFLNRLNNSGGLPKTILYNSNPSDNEVFATMAGNFTGEEIKSKVQFGAAWWFLDQKDGIKDQLDATSNMGLLSCSVGMLTDSRSFLSFPRHEYYRRVLCNMLGNDIKAGLIPNDMKWIGKIVQDITYNNAKEFFQFPSLVENLTLKG, encoded by the coding sequence ATGAAAAAATTTATCCATGATGACTTTTTGTTGGAAACCGATTATGCCAGAACGCTTTATCATGACTATGCAAAGAACCAACCTATCATAGATTATCACTGTCACCTTCCTCCCAATGAACTGGCCGAGGACAAAAAGTTTGACAACATTACCAAACTTTGGATAGAGGGCGACCATTATAAATGGAGGGCCATGCGTGCACTGGGCATCCCTGAACAATTTATCACAGGAAAGGCCACTGATGAAGAAAAGTTCAAAAAATGGGCTGAAACCGTACCCTACACGCTAAGAAATCCTTTGTATCATTGGACCCATTTAGAGTTAAGCCGTTATTTTGGGATAGAAGAACTCTTAATCCCAGAAAATGCAGGTAAAATATATGAAAAGTGTAATTCAGAATTGAAAAAAACCACTTTCTCATCACGCAATTTGGTCAATAGAATGAATGTTGAAGTGGTATGTACTACAGACGACCCGTTGGATGATCTTTCCCATCATATAAAACTGTCAGGGTCTGATTACCCTGTGAAAGTGCTTCCCACGTTTCGTCCAGATGGTTTAATAGATATTGAAAAGGTTGATTTTACAGATTATTTGTCCGCGCTTTCCAAAATGACCGACATTTCCATTACCGATTTCGAATCGTTGGGCAAGGCCATCCAAAAAAGAGTGGATTACTTTCATGAAAATGGCTGTAGACTTTCCGATCATGGCCTTCCCCATGCGTATGGCTTTGCCTACACAGAAAAAGAAGTCAATGAAATCCTTTCCAAAAGATTAGATGAAAAATCGATTTCCCAAACAGAAATCCGACAGTACAAATCTGCAATCCTTCATCTGTTGGGGCAATTATACGCCGAAAAAAACTGGGTGATGCAACTCCATTTAGGACCTATTAGGGATACCAACAAGGCCATTCTGACAAAAATTGGTATCAATGCGGGTGTTGACAGTATTGGCGATTATCCCCAAGCGGAACAGTTGGCCAGTTTCTTAAATAGACTGAACAATAGTGGCGGTTTGCCCAAGACCATCCTCTATAATTCCAATCCTTCAGATAATGAGGTTTTTGCTACAATGGCTGGCAATTTTACGGGAGAGGAAATAAAAAGTAAGGTCCAATTTGGCGCTGCTTGGTGGTTTCTGGATCAAAAGGATGGCATAAAGGACCAGCTGGATGCCACCTCCAATATGGGGTTGTTGAGTTGTTCTGTGGGAATGCTCACGGACAGTAGAAGCTTTCTATCATTTCCAAGACATGAATACTACAGAAGGGTACTCTGTAATATGTTGGGCAATGACATTAAAGCTGGACTAATCCCTAATGACATGAAATGGATTGGAAAAATCGTTCAGGACATTACCTACAACAATGCCAAAGAATTTTTTCAGTTCCCCAGTTTGGTGGAAAACCTTACCTTGAAAGGGTAA
- a CDS encoding alpha-glucuronidase family glycosyl hydrolase, giving the protein MKLKVRYFFGIFFLVSATSFSMSNGYELWLNYNKIADEDLRNEYRSNLQTIYLEGDSDTHLAIKKELQMGFGGLLDTEVIFQKYNGTGNALIVAKYDDLPQDFKTIVTAEGLTEEGYVIKTAQLKDKSYVVVSSKGDIGLLYGTFHFLRLLQTHTPLTDIDIMEMPKVDIRVLNHWDNMDRSVERGYAGFSIWNWHTLPGYIDQRYIDYARANASVGINGTVLTNVNANALILTPHYLEKVKALAEVFRPYGIKVYLTARFSAPIEIGGLETADPLDPNVIQWWKDKTKEIYTMIPDFGGFLVKANSEGQPGPQNYGRSHLDGANLMADALEPYGGLVIWRAFVYSEHDPTDRAKQAYSEFIPEDGKFKDNVLLQVKNGAIDFQPREPFHPMFGAMPNTPLMMEFQITKEYLGFATHLVFLPKLFEEVLKSDTYRKGKGSLVAKVIDGSLDNKKLSGMAGVSNVGTDINWTGHPFGQADWYGFGRLAWDPYMDSETIADEWLRVTFGNNDKFVELVKQMMIESREAVVNYMNPLGLHHIFDTGHHYGPGPWVGNLSRPEWNPVYYHKADDDGVGFNRTKTGSDALSQYAPEVEKMFTDLETCPEEYLLWFHHLPWDYTLKNGRTLWDGLGLKYQEGVDQVRDMIKTWKAMEPYVDKDRHHQVSMLLNIQLKEAIWWKDACMSYFQTFSKMDFPKEMEAPEHTLEYYKSLKFPYAPGIRPRWN; this is encoded by the coding sequence ATGAAGTTAAAAGTAAGGTATTTTTTTGGTATTTTCTTTTTGGTTTCGGCCACATCCTTTTCAATGTCAAATGGATACGAACTTTGGCTAAATTACAACAAGATTGCAGATGAGGACCTACGCAATGAATATCGCTCCAACCTTCAGACAATTTATCTGGAAGGAGACAGTGATACCCATTTGGCCATTAAAAAAGAATTGCAGATGGGGTTTGGTGGATTGTTGGATACCGAAGTGATCTTCCAAAAGTATAATGGAACAGGCAATGCACTAATCGTTGCAAAATATGATGACTTGCCACAAGATTTTAAGACTATCGTTACAGCAGAGGGGCTTACCGAAGAAGGATATGTCATAAAAACTGCTCAACTCAAAGACAAATCCTATGTTGTGGTTTCCTCTAAAGGAGATATTGGACTGCTTTATGGCACCTTTCACTTTCTAAGACTATTGCAGACCCATACCCCATTAACGGACATTGATATAATGGAAATGCCTAAAGTGGACATTAGGGTGTTAAATCATTGGGACAATATGGACAGGAGCGTGGAGCGTGGTTATGCTGGTTTTTCCATTTGGAACTGGCACACGTTGCCGGGTTACATTGACCAACGATATATAGATTATGCCCGGGCAAATGCCTCAGTGGGAATCAATGGAACGGTGCTTACCAATGTAAATGCCAATGCATTGATATTGACACCACACTATTTGGAAAAGGTAAAAGCCTTGGCTGAGGTTTTTCGACCATATGGCATTAAGGTGTATCTAACCGCTAGGTTCTCCGCACCCATTGAAATTGGAGGATTGGAAACCGCCGATCCGCTTGACCCAAATGTCATTCAGTGGTGGAAAGACAAGACCAAGGAAATTTATACCATGATTCCGGATTTTGGTGGGTTTTTGGTAAAGGCGAATTCCGAAGGGCAGCCTGGTCCCCAAAACTATGGAAGAAGCCACTTGGATGGCGCCAACCTTATGGCCGATGCATTAGAGCCCTATGGTGGATTGGTAATCTGGCGTGCGTTTGTCTATTCTGAGCATGATCCGACGGACAGAGCAAAACAAGCCTATTCCGAATTTATTCCAGAAGATGGCAAATTCAAGGATAACGTGTTGCTTCAGGTAAAAAATGGAGCAATAGATTTTCAGCCTAGAGAACCTTTTCATCCCATGTTTGGAGCCATGCCCAATACACCATTGATGATGGAATTTCAAATTACCAAAGAGTATTTGGGGTTTGCAACCCATTTGGTATTTCTGCCCAAACTTTTTGAAGAAGTATTGAAATCAGATACCTATCGGAAGGGAAAAGGATCCTTAGTGGCCAAGGTAATAGATGGTTCCTTGGACAATAAAAAACTTTCCGGAATGGCCGGGGTATCCAATGTGGGTACCGACATAAATTGGACAGGGCACCCTTTCGGTCAGGCAGATTGGTATGGATTTGGGCGATTGGCTTGGGATCCTTACATGGATTCTGAAACTATTGCCGATGAATGGCTCCGTGTCACCTTTGGCAATAATGATAAATTTGTGGAACTCGTAAAACAGATGATGATCGAATCCAGGGAAGCTGTGGTCAATTATATGAACCCGCTTGGGTTGCACCATATTTTTGATACAGGACACCATTACGGTCCTGGACCCTGGGTAGGCAATCTATCAAGACCGGAATGGAACCCGGTGTATTACCACAAAGCAGATGATGATGGGGTTGGGTTTAATCGAACAAAAACAGGTAGTGACGCCCTATCGCAATACGCTCCAGAAGTGGAAAAAATGTTCACAGACTTGGAAACCTGTCCGGAAGAATACTTATTGTGGTTTCACCATTTGCCATGGGACTACACCTTAAAAAATGGAAGGACCCTTTGGGATGGCCTGGGGTTGAAATATCAAGAAGGCGTAGATCAAGTTCGGGATATGATCAAGACCTGGAAGGCTATGGAGCCCTACGTAGATAAAGACCGCCATCATCAGGTTTCCATGTTGCTCAACATACAGCTCAAAGAAGCCATATGGTGGAAAGATGCTTGTATGAGTTATTTCCAGACCTTTTCAAAAATGGACTTTCCCAAAGAAATGGAAGCCCCCGAGCATACCTTGGAATATTATAAATCGTTAAAATTTCCTTATGCGCCGGGTATCCGGCCCAGATGGAACTAA
- a CDS encoding SDR family NAD(P)-dependent oxidoreductase, whose product MDKKVAIVTGGNSGLGFATAKKFCDNGIKTYIIGRTKNRTEEACEQIGENAVPIIFDLTHLEGIPEMVEDIFKKEGHIDVLVNNAGINLKKDFIDVTDAEFEQIIRTNVFSVFAISREVVKKMKETGGGSIVNISSMAAQYGMPKVIAYSASKTAIEGMTRAMAVDLAQYNIRTNCIAPGFIKTKMTAKALDSDPPRKEKVFSRTPMGKMGMPEDIADAAYFFALDEAKFVTGTVLPVDGGNSIGF is encoded by the coding sequence ATGGATAAAAAAGTAGCCATAGTAACCGGAGGGAATTCGGGATTGGGTTTTGCCACCGCAAAAAAGTTTTGCGACAATGGAATAAAAACCTACATCATAGGCAGGACAAAAAATCGAACAGAAGAAGCATGTGAACAAATTGGGGAAAATGCTGTTCCCATAATCTTTGATTTGACCCATCTTGAAGGGATTCCTGAAATGGTCGAGGATATTTTTAAAAAAGAAGGACATATTGATGTTTTGGTGAACAATGCCGGAATCAATCTAAAGAAAGACTTTATCGATGTAACAGATGCAGAGTTCGAACAGATAATCCGAACCAATGTGTTCAGCGTTTTTGCAATAAGCCGTGAAGTGGTCAAAAAAATGAAGGAGACCGGTGGTGGTAGCATTGTGAACATCAGTTCCATGGCTGCCCAATACGGTATGCCCAAGGTAATTGCCTATTCGGCCAGTAAAACGGCCATTGAGGGAATGACTAGGGCCATGGCGGTGGATTTAGCCCAATATAACATTAGAACCAACTGTATCGCACCCGGTTTTATAAAGACCAAAATGACGGCTAAGGCACTCGACTCAGACCCCCCTCGAAAAGAAAAAGTCTTTTCAAGGACCCCTATGGGAAAAATGGGAATGCCTGAGGATATTGCCGATGCGGCTTATTTCTTTGCTTTGGACGAGGCCAAATTTGTGACCGGGACAGTATTGCCCGTAGATGGAGGAAACAGTATTGGATTTTAA
- the uxuA gene encoding mannonate dehydratase translates to MIKMQQTMRWYGPHDAITLADIRQCGALGIVTALHQIPVGEVWEVKDIKERQQMIRDEGMEWTVIESLPVHEDIKRGGGDYQKYIANYKKSLENIAECGLKVVAYNFMPILDWVRTDHAYQNIDGTKALLFDERAFIYFDVFLLQRPGAEEDYSKEKLKAAIVYGNSLDEAAQQKLYRNVLLGLPGSDESFTKEKVLELLDDYKGINDEDLRKNLIHFLSEVAPVAEKLGVQLAIHPDDPPFSVLGLPRVVSTENDLKEILAGVPINANGLCFCTGSLGANPNNDLLRIIEENGDRIHFLHLRNVKREEGKRFRESEHLNGDNPMEAIVEKLLMLMQKNNKELPMRPDHGFLHSFEKVEKYPGYSLIGRLKGLAEIRGLELGLSYKLQQAQIEK, encoded by the coding sequence ATGATTAAAATGCAACAGACCATGCGCTGGTATGGCCCTCATGATGCCATTACATTGGCCGATATTCGGCAATGTGGTGCATTAGGAATTGTTACGGCTCTACACCAAATACCCGTTGGGGAGGTTTGGGAGGTGAAAGACATCAAAGAAAGACAGCAGATGATTCGTGATGAAGGAATGGAGTGGACTGTGATTGAGAGCTTGCCAGTTCATGAAGACATCAAACGAGGAGGGGGCGATTACCAAAAATATATCGCCAACTATAAAAAGAGTTTAGAGAACATTGCTGAATGTGGTCTAAAAGTGGTCGCTTACAATTTTATGCCCATTTTGGATTGGGTTCGCACGGACCATGCCTATCAGAATATCGATGGGACAAAAGCACTTTTATTTGATGAACGAGCCTTTATCTATTTTGATGTTTTTCTGTTACAAAGACCTGGAGCGGAAGAGGACTACAGCAAAGAAAAATTGAAAGCGGCCATCGTATATGGCAATAGTCTGGATGAAGCCGCTCAACAAAAATTGTATAGGAATGTACTGTTGGGCCTTCCGGGAAGTGATGAAAGCTTCACCAAGGAAAAAGTACTGGAATTGTTGGATGACTATAAAGGAATCAACGATGAAGACCTTAGAAAAAACCTAATTCATTTTTTGTCGGAAGTAGCTCCGGTGGCTGAAAAGTTAGGGGTTCAATTGGCCATTCACCCAGACGACCCACCATTTTCTGTACTGGGATTGCCCAGGGTAGTATCCACTGAAAATGATCTTAAAGAAATTTTAGCTGGGGTGCCCATAAATGCCAATGGACTCTGTTTTTGCACAGGTTCTTTAGGTGCAAATCCAAACAATGATCTTCTTCGAATCATAGAAGAAAACGGAGATCGTATACACTTTTTGCATCTCAGAAATGTAAAACGGGAAGAAGGCAAACGTTTCAGGGAATCGGAACACCTTAATGGCGATAATCCTATGGAAGCCATTGTGGAGAAGCTATTAATGTTGATGCAAAAAAACAATAAAGAACTTCCCATGCGACCCGACCATGGCTTTCTGCACTCGTTTGAGAAGGTAGAAAAATACCCAGGATATTCCTTGATTGGTAGGCTTAAGGGATTGGCAGAAATACGTGGGCTGGAGTTGGGGTTGTCCTATAAGTTACAACAGGCACAAATTGAAAAATAA